In a genomic window of Sphingomonas bisphenolicum:
- a CDS encoding LPD7 domain-containing protein — MAESDRKQSGTARTTTNSVGIDAAERRKARAPGSVPPERSSPGGSKGPTEAPDHAGAVGVPRRAPKVHSLEAGDVPESVRKRYYADKAKWSGEPAFFTTAQAKDPAFRDQGRRLVTATESQEVVKDLVAIAQHRNWDRIHVTGSEEFRRSVWIEASQKGLEVRGYKPNDRDFQELDRLRGETSRNTIAPMAARDVDVARGSTGISRRSDGNGLERPDARRGDRGNTPNDRAADSQMRVMEAVIRRTLFDNPEAVARVMTVARTQLDAHIAAGRNIRPAMVKDASPIVRQDIVRGRDPATPPIPRPGREPKPQERSRSR; from the coding sequence ATGGCAGAGAGTGATCGCAAGCAATCGGGTACGGCGCGGACCACTACCAACAGCGTTGGCATCGACGCCGCCGAACGGCGCAAGGCGCGGGCGCCTGGGTCGGTTCCGCCGGAAAGGTCCTCGCCTGGGGGATCGAAGGGTCCCACTGAAGCGCCTGATCATGCCGGGGCTGTCGGTGTGCCGCGCCGCGCGCCCAAGGTGCATTCCCTCGAGGCGGGCGATGTGCCGGAGAGCGTGCGGAAGCGCTATTATGCCGACAAGGCAAAATGGTCGGGCGAACCCGCCTTTTTCACGACGGCGCAAGCAAAGGATCCCGCGTTTCGCGATCAGGGCCGGCGCTTGGTCACGGCGACGGAGAGCCAGGAGGTCGTCAAGGATCTGGTGGCGATCGCACAACACCGCAATTGGGATCGGATTCACGTCACGGGATCGGAAGAATTTCGGCGATCGGTCTGGATCGAGGCGAGTCAAAAGGGGCTGGAGGTACGTGGCTACAAGCCCAATGATCGCGATTTCCAGGAGCTCGACCGGCTCCGCGGAGAGACGAGCCGCAATACGATCGCGCCCATGGCAGCCCGTGACGTCGATGTCGCCCGTGGGTCAACCGGGATAAGCCGCCGGAGCGACGGCAATGGTTTGGAACGGCCCGATGCCCGGCGCGGCGATCGTGGCAACACGCCGAACGATCGTGCGGCCGACAGCCAGATGCGCGTGATGGAAGCGGTGATCCGACGGACGTTGTTCGACAATCCCGAAGCGGTCGCGCGGGTGATGACAGTTGCCCGCACGCAGCTCGATGCGCATATTGCGGCGGGACGGAACATCCGCCCGGCAATGGTCAAGGACGCCTCCCCGATCGTCAGGCAGGATATCGTCCGCGGCCGTGACCCAGCCACGCCCCCCATCCCTCGTCCAGGTCGCGAGCCCAAACCCCAGGAACGCAGCCGGTCTCGGTGA
- the tnpB gene encoding IS66 family insertion sequence element accessory protein TnpB (TnpB, as the term is used for proteins encoded by IS66 family insertion elements, is considered an accessory protein, since TnpC, encoded by a neighboring gene, is a DDE family transposase.) — protein MIPLPPSTRIFLACGATDMRKGFDGLAVMTQQVLEQSPHSGALFVFRGKRGDLVKLLWYDGQGMCLFSKRMDRGRFVWPSTKMGSVVMTAAQLSMLLEGIDWRRPERTFTPSLAG, from the coding sequence ATGATCCCGCTGCCACCATCGACGCGGATATTCCTGGCCTGCGGCGCGACAGATATGCGCAAGGGTTTTGACGGCCTTGCCGTGATGACGCAGCAGGTCCTGGAGCAAAGCCCGCATTCCGGCGCGCTATTCGTCTTTCGCGGCAAGCGCGGCGATCTGGTGAAGCTGCTCTGGTATGACGGCCAGGGCATGTGCCTGTTCTCCAAGCGGATGGACCGAGGGCGCTTTGTGTGGCCGTCGACGAAGATGGGGTCGGTGGTGATGACCGCAGCCCAGCTTTCGATGCTATTGGAAGGCATCGACTGGCGGCGACCGGAACGCACTTTCACCCCTTCATTGGCGGGGTAA
- the tnpA gene encoding IS66-like element accessory protein TnpA, which produces MSSRIEVVSRVSGRRRWTVDQKLAVLRDAFGPEGCVRAACERHDVGSGSIYTWRRQAMSGELAGVRKPIEPVFAEVQISEQPALPAPTLAARSGSVIGIELPSGIRVSVDATVDADALSRVIGVLTR; this is translated from the coding sequence ATGAGTAGTCGGATAGAAGTCGTTAGCCGGGTGTCGGGCCGGCGGCGCTGGACGGTGGATCAGAAGCTGGCCGTGCTGCGGGATGCATTTGGCCCGGAGGGCTGCGTGCGCGCGGCCTGTGAACGCCATGATGTCGGCAGCGGATCGATCTACACGTGGCGGCGACAGGCGATGTCCGGTGAACTGGCCGGGGTACGCAAGCCGATCGAGCCCGTTTTTGCGGAGGTGCAGATCAGCGAGCAGCCAGCCTTGCCCGCCCCAACGCTCGCGGCGCGCAGCGGCAGCGTGATTGGCATCGAGCTGCCGTCAGGTATCAGGGTGAGCGTGGATGCCACGGTCGATGCCGATGCCCTGTCGCGGGTGATCGGTGTCCTGACACGATGA
- a CDS encoding type IV toxin-antitoxin system AbiEi family antitoxin domain-containing protein, with translation MREGYNLKTLGPRAAQLIVELNERRQPIFSLADVTEITGLSPSSARSLVANTEARGIVTRLKPGLYNLVPFERGRDTEHVSDPYLIARTLVGDADYFISHGSALELHRMVTQPQLAIIVSCAKRLRPQHIHGYEFRFVDVKPQDFFGLTEIWITSEEQVRVSDPERTIIDGLDHPQYVGGVTEVAKGLWMKRDTLRVELMIEYALRLGVGAVIRRLGYLLELYELADTAALEPLRARLTPTYQRLDPLFPNEGRMLARWRIRLNVEPDELDIIRSS, from the coding sequence TTGCGCGAAGGATATAATCTCAAGACGCTTGGACCTCGGGCCGCCCAGCTGATCGTCGAACTCAACGAACGCCGTCAGCCGATTTTTTCGCTTGCGGACGTCACCGAGATCACAGGTCTGAGCCCGTCATCGGCACGCAGCCTCGTCGCGAACACGGAAGCGCGCGGCATCGTCACGCGTCTCAAGCCTGGCCTCTACAATCTGGTGCCATTCGAGCGGGGCCGTGACACCGAGCATGTGAGCGATCCTTACCTCATTGCAAGGACACTGGTTGGCGATGCGGACTATTTCATCTCCCACGGCAGCGCCCTCGAGCTGCACCGCATGGTCACCCAACCGCAGTTGGCCATCATCGTCTCCTGCGCCAAACGGCTGCGCCCGCAGCACATTCACGGGTATGAGTTCCGCTTCGTCGACGTCAAACCGCAGGATTTCTTCGGTCTGACCGAGATCTGGATCACATCCGAGGAGCAGGTCAGGGTCAGCGATCCCGAGCGGACCATCATCGATGGTCTCGACCATCCGCAATATGTCGGTGGCGTCACGGAGGTCGCCAAGGGACTCTGGATGAAGCGCGATACACTGCGGGTCGAACTGATGATCGAATACGCGCTTCGCCTCGGCGTTGGCGCGGTGATCCGCCGCCTGGGCTATCTGCTGGAATTATACGAACTGGCCGACACAGCCGCATTGGAGCCGTTGCGCGCGCGGCTGACGCCGACCTATCAGCGCCTCGATCCCCTGTTTCCCAATGAGGGCAGGATGCTGGCCCGATGGCGCATCCGACTCAACGTCGAGCCCGACGAACTCGATATAATCCGGAGCAGCTGA
- a CDS encoding type IV secretory system conjugative DNA transfer family protein: MLAATVLACALCAVLVALVGLNQIGPRTQVSAIPGWLWYYRRDPLLHLWLERGALVSGAIAFVILLIILKQGRTLHGEARFARESEIRREHLRSNSGIVVGQKGGRYLVFGGTEHVLLEAPTRAGKGVGVVIPNLLSWADSVVVLDVKRENWDITAGFRARHGQSVYLFDPLDPEGRSARYNPLSFIDRLDDTDVINELQKIGGMLFPAPEKADPFWAEAARAAFVGVGALVAANPALPFTIGEIYRRLTTGDPKVELPKVVEEAQKRGQRLSQACVSALSDFTSASDNTFSGIKQTITSKLNLWLNPYVDAATSETDFDLRQIRRERISIYLGVSPDNIDRIAPVYNLFLQQLIDLNTRELPENGGRVPVLILLDEFARLGKAPVIASAFSYVAGYGLRLLPVIQSRSQPRGIYGVDVTDEIIANCGLEIVFTPKELKVANELSERLGFFTMNVKSKSRTIHGLLANRSVSESDQRRALMMPQELMQMPKGDLLLMRGGIPPVRGRKIEYFRSKRFTSRISDPPKVAPRPIAINAVSSAAKLAGGASSSDPLAQALSAKRAALLNDGPATAAAEQAQPNSRALTDDELSGFAEITDDMLVLGNMVDLPPPGDEQAAIAFVTAMTARAVLEPVGAGAQSPAFVTERHDHGRE, encoded by the coding sequence ATGCTCGCGGCAACCGTTTTGGCATGTGCCTTGTGCGCGGTGCTGGTCGCGCTCGTCGGCCTCAACCAGATCGGCCCGCGCACGCAGGTCTCGGCGATACCCGGATGGCTCTGGTACTATCGCCGCGACCCGCTTCTGCATCTGTGGCTGGAGCGCGGTGCGCTGGTCAGCGGCGCAATCGCCTTCGTCATCCTGCTCATCATCCTGAAGCAGGGGCGCACGCTCCATGGCGAGGCACGGTTCGCGCGCGAAAGCGAGATCCGGCGCGAACATCTGCGCAGCAACAGCGGGATCGTCGTCGGGCAGAAAGGCGGCCGCTATCTCGTTTTCGGCGGCACCGAACATGTCTTGCTTGAGGCACCGACGCGCGCCGGCAAGGGCGTCGGCGTAGTGATCCCCAATCTTCTGAGTTGGGCGGACTCGGTGGTGGTGCTTGATGTGAAGCGCGAGAATTGGGACATCACCGCAGGTTTTCGCGCGCGCCATGGCCAGTCGGTCTATCTGTTCGATCCGCTCGACCCCGAAGGGCGAAGCGCCCGCTACAATCCCTTGAGCTTCATCGACCGGCTCGACGACACCGATGTGATCAATGAACTCCAGAAGATCGGCGGCATGTTGTTTCCGGCTCCGGAAAAGGCTGATCCATTCTGGGCGGAAGCGGCGCGCGCCGCCTTTGTCGGCGTCGGCGCCCTTGTCGCGGCCAATCCCGCCCTCCCCTTCACGATCGGCGAAATCTATCGGCGACTGACGACGGGCGATCCGAAGGTCGAATTGCCGAAGGTCGTCGAAGAGGCGCAGAAGCGGGGGCAACGGCTGAGCCAGGCCTGTGTGTCGGCGCTGAGTGACTTCACCTCCGCGTCCGACAACACATTTTCGGGCATCAAGCAGACGATCACCTCGAAGCTCAATCTCTGGCTCAATCCCTATGTCGATGCCGCGACGTCAGAGACCGATTTCGATCTGCGCCAAATCCGCCGCGAGCGGATTTCGATCTATCTTGGCGTATCGCCCGACAATATTGATCGGATCGCGCCCGTCTATAACCTCTTTCTTCAGCAGCTGATCGATCTCAATACGCGGGAACTGCCTGAGAATGGCGGCCGCGTGCCGGTGCTCATTTTGCTCGATGAGTTCGCCCGCCTCGGCAAGGCACCGGTCATCGCGTCGGCGTTTTCCTACGTTGCAGGCTACGGGCTTCGCCTGTTGCCAGTCATCCAGAGCCGGTCCCAGCCCCGCGGTATCTATGGCGTGGATGTCACCGACGAGATCATCGCCAACTGCGGTCTGGAGATCGTATTCACACCCAAAGAACTGAAGGTCGCCAACGAACTTTCCGAGCGGCTCGGTTTTTTCACGATGAACGTCAAATCGAAGAGCCGGACGATCCATGGCCTGCTCGCCAACCGCAGCGTGTCGGAATCGGACCAGCGGCGCGCGCTGATGATGCCTCAGGAGCTGATGCAGATGCCCAAGGGCGACCTTCTGCTGATGCGCGGCGGGATTCCGCCCGTCAGGGGCCGCAAGATCGAGTATTTCCGCTCGAAGCGCTTCACGAGCCGGATCAGTGACCCGCCCAAGGTTGCGCCCCGTCCGATCGCGATTAACGCCGTGTCGTCCGCCGCCAAATTGGCAGGCGGGGCGAGCAGCAGCGATCCGTTAGCGCAGGCCCTTAGCGCGAAGCGGGCTGCTCTGTTGAACGACGGTCCAGCGACTGCGGCTGCGGAGCAGGCACAACCAAACTCGCGCGCGTTGACCGATGACGAACTGTCGGGCTTTGCCGAGATCACCGATGACATGTTGGTGCTCGGCAACATGGTGGATCTGCCACCCCCCGGCGATGAACAGGCCGCTATTGCCTTTGTCACGGCGATGACGGCCCGGGCCGTTCTCGAGCCCGTGGGTGCCGGCGCCCAATCTCCAGCATTTGTGACCGAGAGGCATGACCATGGCAGAGAGTGA
- a CDS encoding virB8 family protein yields MRNQTEGVPAKDAELYFGHARSWDQDRQRKSLRSERIAWVVAGLGLLAATAEGFALAGLAPLKTVMPYIIRVNQTTGAVDVQTTVTQKPMRYDEAVTKFFLAQYVRTRESWLPAAAEENFRAVTILSEPGEQQRWGRFFSSNNAASPQVVWGKSAVVQARVRNIAFINDRVANVRFTRTVQTDTDTQSSDWIATVTFRYTNAPMAEGDRYRNPLGFQVENYRADPEVVR; encoded by the coding sequence ATGCGGAATCAGACCGAAGGCGTGCCGGCCAAGGACGCCGAACTCTATTTCGGCCATGCCCGATCCTGGGATCAGGACCGCCAGCGTAAATCGTTGCGGTCCGAACGCATCGCCTGGGTGGTAGCTGGCCTGGGCCTGCTTGCCGCGACCGCGGAGGGTTTCGCACTCGCGGGCCTTGCGCCGCTGAAGACGGTCATGCCGTACATCATTCGCGTCAATCAGACGACGGGCGCCGTCGACGTGCAGACCACCGTCACCCAGAAGCCGATGCGCTATGATGAGGCGGTCACGAAATTTTTCCTCGCGCAATATGTCCGGACCCGGGAAAGCTGGTTGCCGGCGGCGGCCGAAGAGAATTTCCGGGCCGTCACTATCCTGTCCGAACCAGGCGAGCAGCAACGCTGGGGCCGGTTTTTCAGCTCGAACAACGCCGCAAGCCCACAGGTCGTGTGGGGCAAGAGCGCGGTCGTCCAGGCCCGCGTGCGCAATATCGCCTTCATCAACGATCGTGTTGCCAACGTCCGCTTCACGCGGACAGTGCAGACCGACACCGATACGCAAAGCAGCGACTGGATCGCGACCGTCACCTTCCGGTACACGAACGCGCCGATGGCGGAGGGCGACCGCTATCGCAACCCATTGGGGTTCCAGGTCGAGAATTACCGCGCGGACCCCGAGGTGGTGCGGTGA
- the virB10 gene encoding type IV secretion system protein VirB10 has translation MDESAAEAPRRPQGDPTPERDEIIRERGIDPIGGMTPAKRNTALIFAGTAMVLGILWVNSGPSTNNAGSLMGKPESMAKRPDLAARETVAYDAVAAKPKPLGALAADPNAPVINPPPGTQVVGPDGQIVPAMQPGAAPAGAPQNTRQNLADQARRSTLIAYGGRDALQPSGGGSGAGSGTASPDGGDGANDTAARGAPNALDALRQSSAVGEARASMLPNRNYLVTAGTLIPCILQTAMNSAQPGYTSCLIPRDVYSENGRVVLMEKGTKVLGEYHGGIQQGQNRLFVLWTRAVTPQGVRIDLASPGSDALGRAGIAGSVDTFFWARFGSALLLSLVDDAAYIAGQSVSGGSNNFNNTTRTPSEGASIALQNSINIRPVLKKNQGEEVGIFVAKDFNFADVYNLELRR, from the coding sequence ATGGACGAGTCTGCGGCCGAGGCCCCTCGTCGCCCGCAAGGCGATCCAACACCTGAACGCGACGAAATCATCCGCGAGCGCGGCATCGATCCGATCGGTGGGATGACACCGGCAAAGCGGAACACCGCCCTGATTTTCGCGGGAACGGCGATGGTTCTCGGCATCTTGTGGGTCAACTCGGGGCCAAGCACCAACAATGCCGGCAGCCTGATGGGCAAACCGGAGTCGATGGCCAAACGCCCCGATCTGGCAGCGCGCGAGACCGTCGCGTATGATGCCGTCGCGGCGAAACCCAAGCCGCTTGGCGCTCTCGCCGCAGATCCCAACGCACCCGTCATCAATCCTCCACCTGGCACGCAGGTCGTTGGCCCTGACGGACAGATCGTTCCTGCCATGCAACCGGGCGCAGCGCCGGCAGGCGCGCCGCAGAATACGCGGCAGAACCTGGCCGACCAGGCACGGCGATCGACATTGATCGCCTATGGAGGGCGCGATGCGCTTCAGCCATCGGGCGGTGGAAGTGGCGCAGGTAGCGGCACCGCCAGTCCGGACGGCGGCGATGGTGCTAACGATACGGCCGCCCGCGGCGCACCCAATGCGCTCGACGCGCTTCGACAGAGTTCGGCGGTCGGCGAGGCACGGGCCTCGATGCTGCCCAACCGCAATTATCTCGTCACCGCCGGCACGCTGATCCCGTGCATCCTCCAGACAGCGATGAATTCTGCGCAGCCCGGTTACACCTCGTGCCTGATTCCGCGCGACGTCTATTCGGAGAATGGCCGTGTCGTGCTCATGGAAAAGGGCACCAAAGTCCTCGGCGAATATCATGGCGGCATCCAGCAAGGGCAGAACCGCCTGTTCGTGTTGTGGACGCGGGCCGTCACGCCGCAGGGCGTGCGCATCGACCTGGCTTCGCCGGGGTCGGACGCCCTTGGCCGCGCCGGCATCGCCGGGTCCGTGGACACCTTCTTCTGGGCGCGCTTCGGTAGCGCGTTGCTGCTCTCGCTGGTCGACGACGCCGCTTATATCGCCGGGCAGTCCGTTTCAGGTGGCAGCAACAACTTCAATAATACGACCCGGACCCCGAGCGAGGGGGCGAGCATTGCACTCCAGAACAGCATCAATATCCGACCGGTGCTGAAGAAAAACCAGGGCGAGGAGGTCGGGATCTTCGTCGCCAAGGACTTCAACTTCGCCGACGTCTACAATCTCGAGTTGCGGCGCTGA
- the virB11 gene encoding P-type DNA transfer ATPase VirB11 — MSDTAVLRHYLAPILPLLEPVEVTELVINKPGEVGIEDHRGWHWHSVAELDSDWLATLAVAAASFTRQDVNAETPICSTILPGGERCQIVIPSVTPNGAPSFTVRKPSRVNLAIDQLEQTGLFKGTRSAACGLGEVDAQLVAQRDAGDWPSFFRTAVAARKNILVSGATGSGKTTFAKALIQLIPPDERLLTIEDTRELVVEHRNVVHMVYSSERQGLAKVGPKQLLESALRMRPDRILLQELRDGTAFFYLRNVNSGHPGSITTVHAGSAMGAFEQLTLLVKESEGGRDLARDDIRGLLHMLVDVVVQTRKRAGKFEVEEVYFDPPVGRATAH, encoded by the coding sequence ATGAGCGATACCGCTGTCCTGCGCCATTATCTCGCGCCGATCCTGCCGCTGCTGGAGCCGGTCGAGGTCACCGAACTGGTGATCAACAAGCCCGGCGAAGTCGGCATCGAGGATCATCGCGGTTGGCATTGGCATAGCGTCGCCGAACTCGACAGCGATTGGCTGGCGACGCTGGCCGTCGCGGCCGCAAGCTTCACCCGGCAGGACGTCAATGCCGAGACCCCGATCTGCTCGACGATCTTGCCGGGCGGAGAGCGGTGCCAGATCGTCATACCCTCGGTGACCCCGAATGGCGCGCCGTCCTTCACGGTGCGCAAGCCTTCCCGGGTCAATCTGGCGATCGATCAGCTCGAGCAGACCGGCCTGTTCAAGGGAACTCGCTCTGCGGCGTGCGGTCTTGGCGAAGTCGATGCTCAATTGGTGGCACAGCGCGACGCCGGTGACTGGCCGTCCTTCTTCAGGACCGCCGTCGCCGCCCGCAAAAACATCCTGGTGAGCGGCGCGACCGGCTCGGGCAAGACCACTTTTGCCAAGGCGCTGATCCAGTTGATCCCGCCCGACGAGCGGCTGCTCACGATCGAGGATACGCGCGAGCTTGTCGTCGAACACCGCAACGTCGTGCATATGGTCTATTCGAGCGAGCGACAGGGCCTGGCCAAGGTCGGCCCGAAGCAGCTGCTTGAAAGTGCGCTGCGCATGCGGCCCGATCGCATTCTGTTGCAAGAACTGCGCGACGGGACTGCCTTTTTCTATCTGCGCAACGTGAACTCGGGTCACCCCGGCTCGATTACAACCGTCCATGCCGGTTCAGCGATGGGCGCTTTCGAGCAGCTCACCTTGCTGGTGAAGGAGTCCGAAGGCGGGCGCGATCTGGCCCGCGACGATATCCGTGGGTTGTTGCACATGTTGGTCGACGTCGTCGTCCAGACCCGCAAGCGCGCCGGAAAATTCGAAGTCGAGGAGGTGTATTTTGACCCGCCTGTCGGACGCGCGACCGCTCACTAA
- a CDS encoding type IV secretion system protein — protein sequence MADGLFTTLYTNIDGKLDMFLNERLNNVIEVVRGPLALGLVIYIALFGYMVMRGIVSEPWGELVYRMVKLCLLYVAATTVAYTEWVTNPLFHGMPDAISQALAGHTVTSVGNVFDDYFSQCDVIIARIETEAATYSDINPYKLVLYVLSLGLKALAGLSAAIGFSITVFAKVALAIIIALGPIFIALSLFETTRRLFHGWLGQAFNFIVLMAVIIAITALITDLGATAITASEGVGDAALGAVLFAVYIFLGTIFFFQAPSIATGIAGGASAGIGAFAGSAWGSMAAPFQQRRIARNSRNLERAAQRGGSVSRA from the coding sequence ATGGCCGACGGGCTCTTCACCACTCTCTACACCAACATCGACGGCAAGCTCGACATGTTCCTTAACGAGCGCTTGAACAATGTCATCGAGGTTGTGCGCGGCCCACTCGCGCTTGGTTTGGTCATCTATATTGCGCTGTTCGGCTACATGGTGATGCGCGGCATCGTCAGCGAGCCGTGGGGCGAGCTTGTCTACCGAATGGTGAAACTGTGTTTGCTCTACGTTGCGGCCACCACGGTCGCCTACACGGAGTGGGTAACTAATCCCCTGTTTCACGGCATGCCTGATGCGATCTCGCAGGCGTTGGCGGGGCATACCGTCACGAGCGTTGGCAACGTGTTCGACGACTATTTCAGCCAGTGTGACGTTATTATCGCGAGGATCGAGACCGAGGCGGCAACCTACAGCGATATCAACCCATACAAGCTCGTTTTGTACGTCCTGAGCCTCGGTCTTAAAGCGCTTGCCGGACTATCTGCGGCGATCGGCTTCTCCATCACCGTTTTCGCGAAGGTGGCACTGGCCATCATCATCGCGCTCGGACCGATCTTCATCGCCCTTTCGCTCTTCGAGACCACGCGAAGGCTATTTCACGGCTGGCTCGGGCAGGCCTTCAACTTCATTGTGCTGATGGCAGTGATCATCGCGATCACGGCCTTGATCACTGACCTTGGTGCTACCGCGATTACCGCATCCGAAGGTGTTGGAGACGCCGCCTTGGGTGCGGTGCTGTTCGCCGTTTATATTTTCTTGGGAACGATCTTCTTTTTCCAGGCGCCGTCAATCGCGACCGGCATTGCCGGGGGCGCGTCCGCCGGCATCGGCGCCTTCGCCGGCTCTGCGTGGGGGTCCATGGCGGCACCGTTCCAGCAACGCCGTATCGCTCGCAACAGTCGCAATCTCGAACGGGCCGCTCAGCGCGGCGGTTCGGTGAGCCGCGCATGA
- a CDS encoding EexN family lipoprotein, translating to MKATIFKAFALLVPAFLVACQPPARGKDYLKAHPQELAEVLKACADGTHRDAQECSNAESVKTLDQKLRSLSPAH from the coding sequence ATGAAGGCAACCATCTTCAAGGCATTCGCGCTTTTGGTCCCGGCATTTCTGGTCGCGTGCCAACCCCCTGCGCGCGGAAAGGATTACCTCAAAGCCCACCCCCAAGAGCTCGCGGAAGTCCTGAAGGCGTGCGCCGATGGCACGCATCGCGACGCACAGGAATGCTCGAACGCAGAGAGTGTGAAGACGCTTGATCAAAAGCTGCGCTCGCTGTCGCCGGCCCATTGA
- the virB9 gene encoding P-type conjugative transfer protein VirB9, with protein sequence MNRLLPLASLIAIMATPALAEDTPRGGPADPRVKFVEYQETQVYRIVGTFRTATQVVLGADETIEHVALGDTVSWEVAVAGHILFLKPRERAGPTNLIVTTNRGGELRNYAFELTARRGPIGSGSRDTFFQVRFRYPRDEADRAARMRATQEAQRVAALQASAVRGALDHGVIDGPRNLNYKVQGASDLQPSEISDNGQFTVLRFPGNHEIPAIYLVRPDGSETLVPFDVRDEFVVVHAVAAQLRLRRNREVLCIYNLAPTPYGVDHGTNTASPHVERTIQDPKE encoded by the coding sequence GTGAACCGCCTTCTTCCATTAGCGAGCCTTATCGCCATTATGGCGACACCCGCGCTCGCGGAGGACACGCCGCGCGGTGGGCCGGCGGATCCACGCGTGAAGTTCGTCGAATATCAGGAGACCCAGGTCTACCGGATCGTCGGCACATTCCGGACAGCGACCCAGGTCGTGCTTGGCGCCGACGAGACGATTGAACATGTCGCGCTCGGCGACACCGTCTCCTGGGAAGTGGCGGTTGCCGGTCACATTCTGTTCCTGAAACCCCGTGAGCGGGCGGGACCAACGAACCTTATCGTCACGACCAATCGCGGGGGTGAGCTGCGCAACTACGCCTTCGAACTGACGGCGCGCCGAGGACCCATCGGCAGCGGGAGCCGTGATACATTCTTCCAGGTTCGGTTTCGCTACCCGCGCGATGAAGCTGATCGTGCCGCTCGCATGCGCGCGACGCAGGAAGCACAGCGCGTCGCGGCATTGCAGGCGAGCGCCGTTCGGGGAGCCCTTGACCACGGCGTCATCGATGGACCGCGTAATCTGAACTACAAGGTCCAGGGTGCGAGCGATCTTCAGCCGTCGGAGATCTCCGACAACGGCCAGTTCACGGTCCTGCGTTTTCCCGGCAACCACGAAATCCCGGCGATTTATCTCGTGCGCCCGGACGGCTCGGAGACGTTGGTCCCATTCGATGTCCGGGACGAGTTCGTGGTCGTTCACGCTGTGGCGGCTCAACTGCGTCTGCGCCGGAACCGGGAGGTGCTGTGCATCTATAATCTCGCGCCAACACCTTACGGCGTCGATCACGGCACCAACACAGCGTCGCCGCATGTCGAACGCACCATACAAGACCCGAAGGAGTGA
- a CDS encoding nucleotidyl transferase AbiEii/AbiGii toxin family protein, with product MIPQRDLSRIANGLLKPRGRRVPEAVIERDYCLAWFLTGLAQHPLREFFAFKGGTALRRCWFENYRFSEDLDFSLIKPIDLDAILSGLNEIFAILEAASGINMAYDRPDRHGHQNTHTFYLSYKGPLPARSDVKVDITINEVFCFPLAERPILRTFEEFADLPEGPTILAYSLAEIFIEKLAALSDKARTEPRDLYDLWNLLEERDIRPAEYLAEFTQKLALRERMPNGVTAAIAAKEKRLGTLWTGRLQQQMSDLPPFEGVFREVMRVLREADLPE from the coding sequence ATGATTCCCCAGCGCGATCTCTCCCGTATCGCCAACGGCCTTCTCAAGCCTCGCGGCCGCCGCGTGCCCGAGGCGGTGATCGAACGCGACTATTGCCTGGCCTGGTTCCTGACCGGCCTGGCCCAGCATCCATTGCGCGAATTTTTCGCCTTCAAGGGCGGGACGGCATTGCGCCGCTGCTGGTTCGAGAATTACCGCTTTTCCGAGGATCTCGATTTTTCGTTGATCAAGCCGATCGACCTGGACGCGATACTCTCCGGCCTGAACGAGATCTTCGCCATCCTCGAGGCGGCTTCGGGGATCAACATGGCCTATGATCGGCCCGACCGGCATGGCCATCAGAACACCCACACCTTCTATCTGAGCTACAAAGGCCCCCTGCCCGCGCGCAGCGACGTGAAAGTCGATATCACGATCAATGAGGTGTTCTGCTTTCCACTGGCTGAGCGCCCGATCCTGCGGACCTTCGAGGAATTTGCCGACCTGCCGGAAGGCCCGACCATTCTGGCCTACAGCCTGGCGGAGATATTCATCGAGAAGCTGGCGGCCCTGTCGGACAAGGCCCGCACCGAGCCGCGCGATCTCTACGACCTTTGGAATTTGCTCGAGGAGCGTGATATTCGACCAGCGGAATATCTCGCCGAGTTCACCCAGAAGCTCGCCCTTCGGGAACGCATGCCCAATGGCGTGACCGCCGCGATCGCCGCCAAGGAAAAGCGTTTAGGCACGCTTTGGACGGGGCGGCTGCAGCAACAGATGAGCGATCTGCCGCCATTCGAAGGGGTGTTTCGCGAGGTTATGCGCGTTCTGCGCGAAGCCGACCTGCCGGAGTAG